One Urocitellus parryii isolate mUroPar1 chromosome 14, mUroPar1.hap1, whole genome shotgun sequence DNA segment encodes these proteins:
- the Polr3d gene encoding DNA-directed RNA polymerase III subunit RPC4 produces MSEGNAAGESSAPGGPRPLLSGARGLVGRRPAPPLTPGRLPSIRSRDLTLGGVKKKTFTPNIISRKIKEEPKEEVAVKKEKRERDRDRQREGHGRGRGRPEVIQSHSIFEQGPAEMMKKKGSWDKTVDVSDMGPSHIINIKKEKRETDEETKQILRMLEKDDFIDDPGLKNDMRNMPVQLPLAHSGWLFKEENEEPDVKPCLAGPKEEDMEVDVPAVKVKEEPQDEEEETKVKPPLRAARKTPGLSKDVSVAELLRELSLTKDEELLFLQLPDTLPGQPPTQDIKPVKTEVQGEDGQMVVIKQEKDREARLAENTCTLADLTEGQVGKLLIRKSGKVQLLLGKVTLDVTMGTTCSFLQELVSVGLGDSRTGDMTVLGHVKHKLVCSPDFESLLDHKHR; encoded by the exons ATGTCGGAAGGAAACGCTGCGGGCGAGTCCAGCGCTCCCGGAGGGCCGCGACCCCTCCTCTCTGGGGCCCGGGGGCTTGTCGGGCGGCGACCTGCGCCCCCGCTCACGCCAGGCCGCCTTCCCTCCATCCGCTCCAGGGACCTCACCCTCGGGGGAGTCAAGAAG AAAACCTTCACCCCAAATATCATCAGTCGGAAGATCAAGGAAGA gCCCAAGGAAGAAGTAGCCGTGAAGAAGGAGAAACGTGAACGGGATAGGGATCGCCAACGTGAGGGGCATGGACGGGGACGGGGCCGCCCAGAAGTGATCCAGTCCCACTCTATCTTTGAGCAGGGCCCTGCAGAAATGATGAAGAAGAAAG GGAGCTGGGATAAGACGGTGGATGTGTCGGACATGGGACCCTCTCATATCATCAacatcaagaaagagaaaagggagactGATGAAGAAACCAAGCAGATCCTGCGCATGCTGGAGAAGGATGAT TTCATTGATGACCCTGGGCTGAAAAACGATATGCGAAACATGCCTGTGCAGCTGCCCCTGGCTCACTCGGGGTGGCTTTTCAAGGAAGAGAATGAAGAGCCAGATGTTAAGCCCTGTCTGGCTGGTCCCAAGGAGGAGGACATGGAGGTGGATGTACCTGCTGTGAAAG TAAAAGAGGAGCCacaagatgaggaggaggagactaAGGTGAAGCCTCCTCTCAGAGCAGCCAGGAAGACTCCAGGCCTCTCAAAAGACGTGTCTGTAGCAGAGCTGCTCAGGGAGCTGAGCCTTACCAAGGATGAGGAGCTGCTGTTCCTCCAGCTGCCAGACACACTCCCCGGCCAGCCGCCCACTCAGGATATCAAGCCTGTCAAGACGGAGGTGCAGGGCGAGGATGGACAGATGGTGGtcataaaacaggaaaaagaccGG GAAGCCAGGCTGGCAGAGAACACTTGCACCTTGGCTGACCTGACAGAGGGCCAGGTTGGCAAGCTACTCATCCGCAAGTCAGGGAAGGTGCAGCTCCTCCTGGGCAAGGTGACTCTAGACGTGACAATGGGAACCACCTGCTCTTTCCTGCAG GAACTGGTGTCTGTTGGCCTCGGAGACAGCAGGACAGGAGACATGACAGTCCTGGGACATGTGAAGCACAAACTTGTATGTTCCCCCGATTTTGAATCCCTCTTGGATCATAAACACCGGTAA